A section of the Pediococcus inopinatus genome encodes:
- a CDS encoding putative DNA-binding protein has product MEIEKNNRINFLFEFYGSLLTKKQRNYMELYYADDYSLGEIAENYAVSRQAVYDNIKRTVQILEDYEEKLHIYGDFLARNHQTDRLMAYVKKNYAHDETLLKLIDSLESIEAE; this is encoded by the coding sequence ATGGAGATTGAAAAAAATAATCGCATAAACTTCCTTTTTGAGTTTTATGGGTCATTATTAACAAAAAAACAACGCAACTATATGGAACTTTATTATGCCGATGATTATTCTCTTGGAGAAATTGCAGAAAATTACGCTGTGAGTCGGCAGGCAGTGTATGATAATATTAAGAGGACCGTTCAGATTCTTGAAGATTATGAGGAAAAACTGCATATTTATGGCGATTTTTTGGCGCGTAATCATCAGACGGATCGTTTGATGGCCTATGTTAAAAAAAATTATGCACATGATGAAACGCTTCTCAAATTGATTGATAGTTTAGAATCAATTGAAGCAGAATGA
- the smc gene encoding chromosome segregation protein SMC has protein sequence MKLKALQISGFKSFADKTTINFEDGITGIVGPNGSGKSNIIEAVRWVMGEQSAKSLRGGKMPDVIFAGSQDRKPLNRAAVTITFDNSDHFLKTDYTEVSVTRKLFRNGDSQYLINQNDCRLKDVLNLFIDTGLGRDSFSVISQGRVEAIFNSKPEDRRTIIEEVAGVLAYKQDKQKAEQELTKTKDYLDRVSDLIAELHSQIGPLEEQSSLAQDYLDQKKQFDQLDKTRLVNLIDDLQGQSNTKQADIDKAEQLVIQYADQKEKLDVDVTELKNQRKASETQKDQLQSDLLEATRKYENLSGQQNVDSEKIKYQQQQVQELNQALEKNEQQLSENQEKKHRLETAISGYQKTVADLKEQLTGLSEKEMQQRQQMAQKMIDQLQADYIEKMQQLAQVHNEQTNLKKSYEQDSQQQLHVNADLVKLQTQLQNLKQTYAEQQTQVTELKDKTSEAEHQLKAALADYQKFSDQQKQGQDSWLQAIQVYQQAKTRLETLSSSETELRGFYQGVQSVLKNRNQFRGLVGVVSDLLKVPAKYTKAIETVLGSQLQQLVTQKDEDARQIIQYLTQHRAGRVTLLPLTTIRAKQVSPKIRTELKTVEGFEGIASDLVETDPKLELVKQYLLGNILIASDLDHASKISKKLPMRLKFVTLNGEIINPSGSMTGGINRHQTAGLLTQKQQRDDLSKQVAQMKSELESREELVQNLKQKMATTETKGNDLRQNFNTVNDQYKDSQRQLDTIDDQVKDLNHRIAAVGYEFNQKGDFKNSFENQSTSLADQEKALNTDLTTITTKTETKKAELAQLRQTQSAGQQSITQIREQLATVQVKLSQAKTTLNEREQNIANLQQQILNTKGRQATLLEQQQAQGSKSQATQQELVAGQQQIDDLQSKLSTQKASFEVLEQTLTQKETDFQRIQELSSVATDDLQTIKVKQTRVSEQVDHALNDLSENYQLSFELAKKDCLTIDQEDLERQLKLVKKGLAEIGDVNVGAIDEYQRVSTRYQFLTDQKDDLMTSQKQLLETINEIDTEAATRFKTTFDQVSASFSKVFVKIFGGGKAKLELTDPEHLLTTGLEIKAQPPGKKFQRLSLLSGGERALTAITLLFSILEVNPVPFCILDEVEAAFDDANVSRFADYLRNFQEKTQFVVITHRKGTMVECDVLYGVTMQESGVSKMASVSLEDLSRKETKTQ, from the coding sequence ATGAAACTTAAGGCCTTACAGATCAGCGGCTTTAAATCCTTTGCTGATAAAACGACAATTAATTTTGAAGATGGTATTACCGGAATCGTGGGTCCGAACGGGAGTGGAAAGAGTAACATTATTGAAGCTGTCCGCTGGGTCATGGGAGAACAGTCTGCCAAAAGCCTCCGTGGTGGTAAAATGCCAGATGTTATTTTTGCTGGGTCACAAGATCGCAAGCCTTTAAATCGGGCTGCCGTGACCATTACTTTTGATAATTCGGATCATTTTTTGAAGACTGATTATACAGAAGTTAGTGTGACTCGCAAACTTTTTCGAAATGGTGATAGTCAGTATTTAATTAATCAAAATGATTGTCGTTTAAAAGATGTTTTAAATTTATTTATTGATACCGGTCTTGGGCGTGACTCTTTTTCAGTAATTTCTCAAGGGCGCGTTGAGGCGATTTTTAATAGCAAACCGGAAGACCGACGTACGATTATTGAAGAAGTCGCCGGTGTTTTGGCGTACAAACAAGATAAACAAAAAGCTGAACAAGAATTAACGAAAACAAAAGATTATTTGGATCGGGTAAGTGATTTAATTGCAGAACTTCATTCACAAATCGGACCTTTAGAAGAACAAAGTAGTTTAGCACAGGATTATTTGGATCAAAAAAAGCAATTTGATCAATTAGATAAAACTCGATTAGTGAATCTGATTGACGATTTGCAAGGCCAAAGTAATACCAAGCAAGCAGACATTGATAAAGCTGAACAGTTGGTTATCCAATATGCTGATCAAAAAGAAAAATTAGATGTTGATGTCACAGAGTTGAAAAACCAAAGAAAAGCTTCTGAGACACAAAAAGATCAGTTGCAATCTGATTTGCTTGAAGCCACCAGAAAGTATGAAAATTTATCTGGTCAGCAAAATGTGGATTCAGAAAAGATTAAGTATCAGCAACAGCAGGTTCAAGAATTAAACCAAGCACTTGAAAAAAATGAGCAGCAGTTATCTGAAAACCAAGAGAAAAAACATCGGCTGGAAACAGCAATTAGTGGCTATCAGAAGACGGTTGCGGATTTGAAGGAGCAGTTGACAGGTCTTTCAGAAAAAGAAATGCAACAGCGCCAACAAATGGCACAGAAAATGATTGATCAGTTACAGGCTGACTATATTGAGAAAATGCAACAGTTGGCACAGGTGCATAACGAGCAAACAAATCTAAAGAAGAGCTACGAACAAGATAGTCAACAGCAATTACACGTGAATGCAGATCTTGTTAAATTACAGACCCAGTTACAAAACTTGAAGCAGACCTATGCAGAGCAACAAACACAAGTTACAGAGTTAAAGGACAAAACTTCGGAAGCAGAGCACCAGTTGAAGGCTGCATTAGCTGATTATCAAAAATTTTCCGATCAGCAAAAACAAGGCCAAGACAGCTGGCTTCAAGCAATTCAAGTTTATCAGCAGGCTAAGACTCGTTTGGAAACGCTTAGTAGTTCGGAAACTGAATTGCGGGGGTTCTATCAGGGTGTCCAGAGTGTGTTAAAGAACCGGAACCAATTTCGTGGGCTGGTTGGAGTTGTTTCGGACTTGCTTAAAGTGCCTGCAAAGTACACCAAGGCGATCGAAACGGTTTTAGGTAGTCAGCTGCAACAATTGGTGACTCAAAAGGATGAAGACGCACGGCAAATTATTCAGTATTTAACGCAACACCGCGCGGGACGAGTTACCTTACTACCTTTAACCACGATTCGAGCGAAACAAGTTTCTCCAAAGATTCGTACGGAACTTAAAACTGTTGAGGGATTTGAAGGAATTGCTTCAGATCTAGTTGAAACGGATCCCAAGTTGGAGCTTGTTAAACAATATTTATTGGGGAACATTTTAATTGCCAGCGACTTAGATCATGCTTCTAAAATTTCAAAAAAATTACCAATGCGGTTGAAGTTTGTGACCTTAAATGGTGAAATTATTAATCCGTCTGGTTCGATGACAGGTGGAATTAATCGACATCAAACGGCGGGGTTATTGACGCAAAAGCAACAACGTGATGATTTAAGCAAGCAAGTTGCGCAAATGAAATCTGAACTCGAGAGCCGAGAAGAACTTGTACAAAATTTGAAACAAAAAATGGCAACAACAGAAACAAAAGGAAATGATCTCAGACAGAACTTTAATACCGTCAATGATCAATATAAGGATTCCCAAAGACAACTTGATACTATTGATGACCAGGTTAAGGATCTGAATCACCGAATTGCCGCGGTTGGTTATGAGTTTAATCAAAAAGGTGATTTCAAAAATAGTTTTGAAAATCAATCGACCAGTTTAGCAGATCAAGAAAAAGCACTAAATACAGATTTGACGACCATTACGACGAAAACAGAGACCAAAAAGGCTGAATTAGCTCAATTGCGACAAACGCAAAGTGCCGGTCAGCAGTCAATTACACAGATTCGAGAACAATTGGCTACAGTTCAAGTGAAATTATCACAAGCGAAAACAACGTTGAACGAACGTGAACAAAACATAGCGAATCTGCAACAACAAATTTTAAATACTAAAGGTCGTCAGGCAACTTTGTTGGAGCAACAACAGGCACAAGGCTCTAAAAGTCAGGCTACTCAGCAGGAATTGGTAGCAGGACAACAACAAATTGACGACCTTCAATCGAAGCTAAGTACGCAAAAAGCCAGCTTTGAAGTACTTGAACAAACATTGACGCAAAAAGAAACTGATTTTCAGCGGATTCAAGAATTAAGTTCTGTTGCAACGGATGATTTACAAACGATCAAGGTTAAGCAAACCCGGGTCAGCGAACAAGTCGATCATGCGCTGAATGATTTAAGTGAAAACTACCAATTAAGTTTTGAATTAGCCAAAAAGGATTGTTTGACCATTGACCAAGAAGATCTTGAACGACAGTTAAAGCTTGTTAAAAAAGGTTTGGCTGAGATTGGCGATGTAAATGTGGGTGCAATTGATGAATATCAACGTGTATCTACGCGCTATCAATTCTTAACAGATCAAAAAGATGATTTGATGACTTCCCAAAAACAATTATTGGAAACGATCAACGAGATTGATACAGAAGCGGCAACCCGGTTTAAAACAACTTTTGATCAAGTTTCGGCGTCATTTTCAAAAGTGTTTGTTAAAATATTTGGCGGTGGTAAAGCAAAACTTGAGCTTACAGATCCGGAACATTTATTGACAACCGGACTTGAGATTAAGGCTCAGCCCCCTGGCAAGAAATTCCAACGCTTAAGTTTGCTTTCAGGTGGTGAACGGGCATTGACAGCAATTACCCTACTCTTCTCAATTTTAGAGGTTAATCCAGTGCCATTTTGTATCCTAGACGAAGTTGAAGCGGCGTTTGATGATGCTAATGTTAGTCGTTTTGCTGATTACCTTCGTAACTTCCAAGAAAAGACGCAATTTGTTGTGATTACCCATCGAAAGGGTACAATGGTAGAATGCGACGTCTTGTATGGGGTAACTATGCAGGAATCAGGAGTTTCAAAAATGGCTTCGGTATCCTTAGAAGATCTTTCACGAAAGGAAACTAAAACACAATGA
- a CDS encoding DUF979 domain-containing protein: MTSLINNILTFFYMLIGATFLIASIESVRDKTNTARFGTAAFWLIFAIIFGIGQWLPNAVVGALLLVIGALSLLKQVKVGHIKPLNKEVSEASAKRLGGWIFLPSIILAVTAILVAQFTPFGGQVGIGVAAIVSLIVAMWLTKAGGKTVYEDSQRMVRSMGSAGILPQLLATLGVVFTASGVGTVTAKAISSVFPVGNHLLGVVLYCVAMAVFTVIMGNAFAAFAVITAGIGIPFVVAQGGAAVVVAALGMTSGYCGTLLTPMAANFNTLPVALMEMKDTLGVIKQQAPIAICMLLIQIILMYVLAF, encoded by the coding sequence ATGACTAGTTTAATTAATAATATTCTGACTTTCTTTTACATGTTGATTGGAGCAACGTTTTTAATTGCTTCAATCGAATCGGTTCGTGATAAAACTAATACTGCTCGCTTTGGTACCGCAGCATTTTGGTTAATATTTGCAATTATCTTTGGAATTGGTCAGTGGTTACCTAATGCAGTTGTCGGAGCTTTATTACTTGTGATTGGTGCACTTTCTTTATTGAAACAGGTAAAAGTTGGTCACATAAAACCTCTCAATAAAGAGGTATCTGAGGCGTCCGCAAAACGATTGGGTGGTTGGATTTTCCTGCCAAGTATTATTCTAGCTGTAACTGCGATTTTAGTTGCACAATTTACGCCATTTGGTGGACAAGTTGGAATTGGTGTAGCGGCGATAGTTTCCTTAATTGTTGCTATGTGGCTCACAAAGGCCGGTGGCAAAACGGTTTATGAAGATAGTCAACGAATGGTGCGTTCGATGGGATCTGCCGGAATTTTACCACAATTATTAGCAACTCTTGGCGTGGTTTTCACCGCTTCCGGTGTTGGGACTGTAACTGCTAAAGCAATTTCAAGCGTCTTTCCTGTAGGAAATCATCTCTTGGGAGTAGTCTTATACTGTGTTGCAATGGCGGTATTTACAGTTATCATGGGTAATGCTTTTGCCGCTTTTGCGGTTATCACTGCTGGGATTGGAATTCCGTTTGTGGTTGCTCAAGGTGGTGCGGCTGTCGTTGTAGCAGCATTAGGAATGACTTCAGGATATTGCGGTACGTTGCTAACACCGATGGCTGCAAACTTTAATACATTACCAGTCGCATTGATGGAAATGAAGGATACATTGGGAGTCATTAAACAACAGGCACCAATTGCAATTTGTATGTTGCTGATTCAAATTATTTTAATGTATGTACTAGCATTTTAG
- the rnc gene encoding ribonuclease III produces MKKSIDAELKKNFQIEFNDESLLDEALTQASYVNEHPNQGLKFYERIEFLGDAVLQLIVSEYIFKRYPEMPQGKLTRLRAAMVCEASFSQFARECHFDQYIRLGKGEEKGGAWNRSSLLCDIFESFVGALYLDQGRPAVEKFVHTVIFPKLDTGAFDHVIDYKTNLQEVLQRDGDALIHYELLNEVGPEDDLDFEVAVFDDKQKLGVGTGKSKKVAEQSAAKDALQALRVKNV; encoded by the coding sequence ATGAAAAAATCGATTGATGCGGAACTGAAGAAAAACTTTCAAATTGAATTTAACGATGAAAGCCTTTTGGATGAAGCATTAACGCAAGCTTCGTATGTAAATGAACATCCTAATCAAGGATTGAAATTTTATGAAAGAATCGAATTTTTGGGTGATGCTGTCTTACAATTAATTGTATCGGAATATATTTTTAAACGGTATCCAGAAATGCCACAAGGAAAATTAACTCGTCTTAGAGCGGCGATGGTTTGTGAGGCTAGTTTCAGTCAGTTCGCTCGGGAATGCCATTTTGACCAATACATTCGCCTTGGTAAAGGTGAAGAAAAAGGTGGCGCCTGGAATCGTTCTTCACTTCTTTGTGATATTTTTGAATCTTTTGTTGGGGCCTTATATCTTGATCAGGGACGTCCAGCCGTTGAGAAGTTTGTGCACACGGTTATTTTCCCCAAACTGGATACGGGCGCATTTGACCATGTCATTGATTACAAGACCAACCTGCAAGAAGTGCTTCAGCGTGATGGGGATGCCTTGATTCACTATGAGCTTTTAAACGAAGTGGGTCCTGAAGATGACCTTGATTTTGAGGTGGCTGTTTTTGATGATAAGCAAAAACTGGGCGTCGGCACTGGAAAATCAAAGAAAGTTGCGGAACAATCAGCAGCAAAGGATGCTTTACAGGCATTACGCGTTAAAAATGTTTAG
- the pcp gene encoding pyroglutamyl-peptidase I yields MKILVTGFDPFGDDKINPAIEAVKKLPDKIAGADIVKVEIPTIFGKCAEVTHEAIVKEKPDYVLSIGQAGGRFGLTPERVAINFDDGRIKDNAGYQPLNTPIHEDGQNAYFTELPVKAMAKAIRKVGLPSSVSTTAGTYVCNHIMYQVQYMIDKEFHDLKAGFMHIPFLPEQVTTRPNTAALSLNDDVRGITAAIEAIVEMDGKKDIESVEGSIA; encoded by the coding sequence ATGAAAATTCTTGTGACAGGTTTTGACCCATTTGGTGATGATAAGATCAACCCAGCGATAGAGGCTGTTAAAAAGTTACCAGATAAGATTGCTGGAGCAGATATTGTGAAAGTAGAGATTCCCACAATCTTTGGAAAATGTGCCGAAGTTACACATGAGGCAATTGTAAAAGAAAAACCAGATTACGTTTTAAGCATTGGTCAAGCGGGTGGCCGTTTTGGTTTAACGCCTGAACGAGTGGCAATTAATTTTGATGATGGTCGAATTAAAGACAACGCAGGATATCAGCCTTTAAATACACCAATTCATGAAGATGGTCAGAATGCTTACTTTACTGAATTGCCAGTCAAAGCCATGGCGAAAGCAATCCGTAAGGTTGGTTTGCCAAGCAGTGTTTCGACAACTGCCGGAACTTATGTATGTAATCATATTATGTATCAGGTCCAGTATATGATTGATAAAGAATTTCATGATTTGAAAGCTGGATTTATGCACATTCCATTTTTGCCAGAGCAGGTTACAACACGCCCAAACACGGCTGCGTTGAGTTTGAATGATGATGTCCGTGGGATAACAGCTGCTATTGAAGCAATTGTTGAGATGGACGGTAAGAAAGATATTGAAAGCGTTGAAGGTAGTATTGCTTAA
- the acpP gene encoding acyl carrier protein, translated as MTKEEVFNKISDIIVDHFDVDKAKVTNDLNFKTDLNADSIDIVEFVLELEDAFGAEISDENAENLTTVGQAVDFITANQKTK; from the coding sequence ATGACTAAAGAAGAAGTATTTAACAAGATTTCAGATATCATTGTCGATCATTTTGACGTTGATAAGGCAAAAGTTACAAACGACTTAAATTTCAAAACAGATTTGAATGCGGATTCCATTGATATTGTGGAATTTGTGCTAGAATTGGAAGATGCATTTGGTGCTGAAATTTCCGATGAGAATGCTGAAAATCTCACAACTGTCGGACAGGCCGTTGATTTTATTACTGCCAATCAAAAAACTAAATAG
- the ftsY gene encoding signal recognition particle-docking protein FtsY: MSIFGRRKKKKLEQQALEEQKALEEQQKKEQVITEKPTEEKKEEVPKPVEEKAPEIPVNPQNATTEQTEEVDRYNRGLEKSRRTFGQKLAALFTNFNGVDDDFYDDLEETLIGADVGFETAVQISDEVREEIESQHVTDQKLISNLIVSKLVSLYTRNGTTEDNHLIFAAEGPSVFLFVGVNGVGKTTSIGKLANRFKKRGKKVLLAACDTFRAGAIEQLQEWGRRDGVPVVAGPEKSDPAAVVFDAVQKAKKENYDLVLVDTAGRLQNKVNLMNELDKMRRVITREIPHAPQEILLVLDATTGQNAMNQAKVFKETTAVTGIILTKLDGTAKGGIVLAIRNQLHLSVKYVGLGEQVDDLSPFSPKDFVDGLFSGFLENEK; encoded by the coding sequence ATGAGTATATTTGGTCGGAGAAAGAAAAAGAAATTAGAACAACAAGCTCTAGAAGAACAAAAAGCTTTGGAAGAGCAACAAAAAAAAGAACAAGTAATTACCGAAAAACCAACTGAAGAAAAAAAAGAAGAAGTTCCTAAACCCGTTGAAGAGAAAGCTCCAGAAATACCAGTTAATCCACAAAACGCGACCACAGAACAAACTGAAGAGGTTGATCGCTATAATCGCGGTCTTGAAAAATCTCGGCGGACTTTTGGTCAAAAATTGGCAGCACTATTTACAAATTTTAATGGGGTCGATGATGATTTTTATGATGACCTGGAAGAGACCTTGATTGGCGCGGATGTGGGTTTTGAAACGGCAGTTCAAATTAGTGATGAAGTTCGTGAAGAAATTGAATCACAGCACGTAACTGATCAAAAACTAATTTCAAATTTAATTGTTTCTAAATTAGTTTCACTCTATACTCGAAACGGCACAACTGAAGATAACCATTTAATTTTTGCGGCAGAGGGTCCCAGTGTCTTTTTGTTTGTTGGTGTTAACGGTGTTGGTAAAACAACCAGCATTGGTAAATTGGCTAATCGGTTTAAAAAGCGAGGCAAAAAAGTTTTGTTAGCTGCCTGCGATACTTTCCGAGCCGGCGCGATTGAACAGCTGCAAGAATGGGGTCGACGTGATGGCGTCCCTGTTGTGGCCGGTCCGGAAAAAAGTGATCCCGCAGCGGTTGTTTTTGACGCGGTTCAAAAAGCTAAAAAAGAGAATTACGATTTGGTTTTAGTGGACACGGCTGGTCGTTTACAAAATAAAGTTAATCTTATGAATGAGCTGGATAAGATGCGACGGGTAATTACGCGGGAAATTCCCCATGCGCCGCAAGAGATTCTCTTAGTTTTGGACGCCACAACGGGCCAAAATGCGATGAATCAAGCCAAGGTATTTAAAGAAACGACGGCGGTAACTGGAATTATTTTGACTAAGTTGGATGGAACGGCCAAAGGTGGAATCGTTTTGGCGATTCGTAATCAGTTGCATCTTTCGGTTAAGTACGTTGGCTTAGGTGAACAAGTGGATGATCTGAGTCCATTTTCACCAAAGGACTTCGTAGACGGATTGTTTAGCGGTTTCTTAGAAAACGAAAAATAG
- the plsX gene encoding phosphate acyltransferase PlsX: MKLAVDAMGGDYAPEKVVQGVELARDEFADTKFLLFGKEDQIKKYLKNGERITIVHTDSEIEMGDEPVRAVRQKKTSSLVLAAQAVKDGKADALFSAGNTGALLAASLFIIGRIKGIDRPGMTTTLPSLEGPQDSFTMLDVGANAESKVKNLQQFAVLGNFYSANVMGVTSPRIALLNNGAEEDKGDTLHKETYQVLSDDPNLNFVGNIESRELLNGTADVVVTDGFTGNAVLKNTEGTALSLLKLIKHSILDSGVQGKLGGLMLKPVFKVVQDKMDYSKHGGAVLLGVKAPVVKAHGSSNETQVYQALSQLRQMVDTNLTTNLADYFATRSEQNKEI; the protein is encoded by the coding sequence ATGAAATTAGCAGTTGACGCAATGGGTGGCGATTACGCTCCTGAAAAAGTTGTTCAAGGGGTCGAATTGGCAAGAGATGAATTTGCAGATACCAAGTTTCTTTTATTTGGTAAAGAAGATCAAATAAAGAAGTACTTGAAAAACGGAGAACGAATTACAATTGTGCATACAGATTCAGAGATTGAAATGGGTGATGAGCCCGTTCGAGCTGTTCGTCAGAAAAAAACTTCTTCACTTGTTTTAGCTGCTCAGGCAGTTAAAGATGGTAAAGCAGATGCGCTTTTCTCAGCTGGAAATACTGGAGCACTCTTGGCAGCAAGCCTATTTATTATTGGGAGAATTAAAGGAATCGATCGTCCAGGGATGACCACAACTTTACCTTCCTTGGAGGGACCTCAAGATTCATTTACCATGTTAGATGTGGGTGCAAATGCTGAAAGTAAAGTAAAAAACTTACAGCAATTTGCCGTTTTGGGGAATTTTTACAGTGCCAATGTGATGGGCGTAACTAGTCCAAGAATTGCCCTCTTAAACAATGGTGCGGAGGAAGATAAGGGTGATACTCTTCATAAGGAAACTTACCAGGTTCTTTCTGATGATCCCAATTTAAATTTCGTTGGTAACATTGAATCAAGAGAACTACTAAACGGGACTGCCGATGTTGTGGTAACGGATGGTTTTACCGGAAATGCTGTTTTGAAAAATACTGAAGGGACTGCTTTGTCGCTTTTGAAATTGATTAAGCACAGTATTTTAGATTCGGGTGTCCAAGGAAAGTTAGGCGGTTTGATGTTAAAACCAGTCTTTAAAGTTGTTCAAGATAAAATGGACTACTCAAAACATGGAGGCGCCGTTTTATTGGGCGTCAAAGCGCCAGTCGTTAAAGCACACGGTTCAAGTAACGAAACGCAAGTTTATCAAGCTTTAAGTCAACTTCGACAAATGGTTGATACAAATTTAACTACTAATTTGGCAGATTATTTTGCAACCCGAAGTGAACAAAACAAGGAAATTTAA
- the ffh gene encoding signal recognition particle protein, with protein sequence MAFESLTERLQNAFSKLRKKGKVSETDLKSAMREIRLALLDADVNFTVVKNFVKTVRDQAIGADVLEGLNPTQQIVKIVNDELVKVMGDSAVDLNKSPKIPTIIMMVGLQGAGKTTTAGKLALKLKNEQKARPLMIAGDVYRPAAIDQLVQVGQQIDVPVFQLGTDVDPVEIVRQGLQKAQEENNDYVIIDTAGRLQIDEKLMDELARIKELAHPNEILLVVDAMTGQNAVNTAEGFNNQLDVTGIVLTKLDGDTRGGAALSIRAVTGKPIKFIGQGEKMTDLDVFHPDRMASRILGMGDMLTLIEKTQKEYDEKQAQDMTLKIRENSFDFNDFVDQMDQMQNMGSMEDIMKMIPGMANNPAMKNANIDPKDMAHMKAIVMSMTPAEREDPDLLNPSRRRRIAGGSGRPVVEVNRMIKQFGQMKRMMNQMSKGNFNGMEGMLGKGVTGRLSKLAMNSMVRKGKKRKKKRMKKNKRNK encoded by the coding sequence ATGGCTTTTGAAAGCTTAACAGAACGACTTCAAAATGCTTTCAGTAAATTAAGAAAAAAAGGTAAAGTTTCTGAAACAGATTTAAAGAGTGCAATGCGGGAAATCCGTCTTGCCTTATTAGATGCGGATGTCAATTTTACCGTTGTTAAAAACTTTGTTAAAACAGTCCGTGACCAGGCAATTGGAGCTGATGTTTTAGAAGGCCTGAACCCAACGCAACAAATCGTTAAAATTGTTAATGATGAGTTGGTTAAAGTCATGGGTGACAGTGCGGTTGATTTGAATAAGTCACCAAAAATTCCAACAATTATTATGATGGTTGGTTTACAAGGGGCTGGTAAAACAACTACTGCGGGTAAATTAGCTTTAAAGTTAAAGAATGAACAAAAGGCACGGCCTTTAATGATTGCAGGGGATGTTTATCGTCCGGCTGCTATTGACCAGTTAGTTCAAGTTGGTCAACAAATTGATGTCCCCGTTTTCCAATTAGGAACTGATGTAGATCCTGTAGAAATTGTGCGTCAAGGATTACAAAAGGCTCAAGAAGAAAATAACGATTACGTTATTATTGATACGGCTGGTCGTCTCCAAATTGACGAAAAATTGATGGATGAGCTGGCTCGGATCAAAGAACTAGCACATCCAAATGAAATTCTGTTAGTTGTTGATGCCATGACTGGACAAAATGCGGTAAACACGGCTGAAGGGTTTAATAATCAGTTAGACGTAACCGGGATTGTTTTGACTAAGTTGGATGGCGATACCCGTGGTGGTGCTGCACTTTCAATTCGGGCAGTGACTGGTAAGCCAATTAAGTTTATCGGCCAAGGCGAAAAGATGACGGATTTGGATGTTTTCCATCCTGATCGAATGGCTTCTCGGATTTTAGGGATGGGCGATATGCTTACCCTAATCGAGAAAACACAAAAAGAATATGACGAAAAACAAGCGCAAGACATGACCCTGAAAATTCGGGAAAATAGTTTTGACTTTAATGATTTCGTTGATCAAATGGATCAGATGCAGAATATGGGTTCCATGGAAGATATCATGAAAATGATTCCAGGGATGGCCAATAATCCGGCGATGAAGAATGCTAATATTGATCCTAAAGATATGGCGCATATGAAGGCGATTGTCATGTCAATGACTCCCGCTGAACGTGAAGATCCTGATTTGTTAAATCCAAGTCGCCGGCGTCGAATTGCGGGTGGTTCCGGTCGCCCAGTTGTTGAAGTGAATAGGATGATCAAGCAATTCGGACAAATGAAGAGAATGATGAATCAAATGTCAAAGGGCAATTTCAATGGCATGGAAGGCATGCTTGGTAAAGGTGTGACTGGTCGTTTATCTAAGCTAGCTATGAACTCAATGGTTCGTAAGGGTAAAAAGCGTAAGAAGAAACGCATGAAGAAAAATAAACGAAATAAATAA
- a CDS encoding DUF969 domain-containing protein — protein MEYIKLIGVLVIILGFAFKLDTVAVVIISALVTALASGIDFTKFLEILGQGFMDNRMVSLFFLTLPMIGVIERHGLKESAVNLIQKLKNLTPGRIFDIYLLIREAASLFGISLQGQVQFIRPLINPMAQAAASVETKLTEKQIDRIKARSAATENFGNFFSQNLFVASSGVLLMASTMKSLGYKVAPNGIALYSIPVAILTIVLVFWYNHMFDRKLLKEGKNND, from the coding sequence ATGGAATACATAAAACTGATTGGAGTTTTAGTAATTATTCTAGGATTTGCATTTAAGCTGGATACGGTTGCTGTGGTTATTATTTCGGCCTTAGTGACGGCATTAGCTTCTGGGATTGATTTTACAAAATTCCTAGAAATCTTAGGACAAGGATTTATGGATAATCGAATGGTGTCATTGTTCTTTCTAACCTTGCCGATGATCGGTGTCATTGAACGACACGGTTTAAAAGAATCAGCGGTTAACTTGATTCAGAAATTGAAGAATCTGACACCAGGGCGAATCTTTGACATTTATTTATTGATTCGTGAAGCAGCATCTTTGTTTGGGATTTCTTTACAAGGCCAGGTTCAGTTTATTCGACCACTGATCAATCCAATGGCGCAGGCAGCCGCTAGTGTTGAAACAAAATTGACAGAAAAACAAATCGATCGAATTAAAGCTCGCTCTGCAGCAACAGAAAATTTTGGAAACTTCTTTTCACAGAACCTTTTCGTTGCGTCATCAGGAGTTTTATTAATGGCAAGCACAATGAAATCTTTAGGCTACAAGGTAGCTCCAAATGGAATTGCCTTGTATTCAATTCCTGTGGCTATTCTCACAATTGTATTGGTATTCTGGTATAACCACATGTTTGATCGTAAACTTTTGAAAGAGGGAAAGAATAATGACTAG